GTTACCAGGATACTGGCACTACCCCTGCATGCACAGCGACAGCAGACAACATTTCAAGAGGAAGAAGTCAGAATCTTTCCAGTTCTGCACTCCCAGGCTGTGTGTGACCCCAGGCCTCCACAGCCCACGAGACACTGAAGCCAGTGGCTTACCTGTGTGAGTTCTTACATGCGTTTTCAGCTGATTGCACTGGGTGAAGGCCTTCCCACAGAGCTGGCACACGTAGGGCTTCACCCCCTTGTGTATCCTCATGTGCCGACGGAGGCTGCTCGCTTCGGAGAACACCTTCCCACAGGTGTTGCACACTGGCTTGGCCTTGGAGAACTTCTGGTCCAGCTCCTCTCCCGAGCTCTCCAGCTGGTAAGTGCCCTTGTCAGCGGCTATGTTGGACATGCAGTGCTCCTtcagggcacagctctgctgaggctTTCCCCGTTTCTGTTTGGCTGCCATGGTCTGGGCCAGGATATCCTGTGCCGCCAGTGTTTCGCTCTCCACCAccgctgccagctgcagcttaGAGTtatcactgccctgggcagcctgttctgttATGTGGGTGGCCAGCTTATTGGCATCTAAAAACATCTCAAAGGATGTGTTCCCGGCCACTTCGTTCTCATATTGTAGGGATTTATTCTCCATGCTTTTGGGGGGACTGACATTCTTCTTTCGCTTTTTGGGTTGAGGTGATTTCTTTTCTAGAGCTGCCTTCTTTGCCTGTGGTTgaaccagctctgcagcagcagtagcagcagcatcttccttctcctcccgaTTATTGTAATCTCGGAGAGTCAGGAGGCAAGTCTGCTGATTCATTTCAACATTCCCAGTGATACTGGATGTCTCTGTGGAAGAGGGATTAGCAATGAAAGCAAAGTCCTCCATCTTGATCTTGCATTTAGTGACCACTTCTTCTACTTTGAGATAGTCAGCAGCCTGGTGAATCTCTttaacattccagctgcaaagaaaCAGAACTTGGGTGAAACATTCTGGATAAAGCAAACATTTGTTCTGCACCCATTGTAtcacacacggacacagagctgcagaagaGTTATACTGCCAGAAAATGTAACTTTGAGAACATACAGCAACATTTAATTTCTCCGTGCTGTAGTGCCACAAGGCTCTAGAATGTCAATTATTTCTGAACTGAAGGTCCGTGTCTAGTGAGGTCTGCAGACCCTCAAACtgaggattttattttagtCACATGCCTCTTGTCGAATTTTAAGTTAAAAGTCAACTTGTAAGGTGATGAAGCCAGATGTGGGCTTGTTGGTCCAAACAGCTCAGAAATAACAGCATGAAGAgataaaacactggaaaataaaatacataaaataccATTTCATAAACATTCTGGCCAAAGTCTCAGGTAATTCCCTAGCAGTGCATTCACCTCAGCACTTCTGCAGCAGGTATTAATCTTGTTTTATAAAACGATTTGTAAACAGTCTTAATTCTGTATTAGCTGCACACAGACATCACTAACACCAAGGAAGTCCTCATTTAAACCACTACACTCTATTTTTCAGTTCCTGCCACACAGGCAGGATGGTTTAAGAAAAAATGATATGGAAAAGGTGGCAACACATACCATGAGTGCATTTATGGATTTACAGCACTCTGAAGAGAAATTAATGGTAAACAAACTCATTCTAACAATCTATTACACAGTAAATGTAATTGAACAATGAACAACTTGCCACAGTTACTCTCCATATGAATGCAACTGTTTCAGGATCTTGTACCATGGGAGTGCTGGGTTCAAAGTACCCTCCTGGGGTACCCATGCACCCACCGCCTCTGAGGACAACACAActtgcaggcagctgcagcagccccaaaGGGACACAGGACAACATGACAGGTGTCACCTGTAGCCAAATAGTTCTCTCTGGGCAAGAACGGTACTttcaccttcctcctcctgcagagatccacctgctcAGAAAATCCAGAAactctcctgctgcagttccagATGGACATCAAGAACTCTGCACAATTCTGCTCTTTTGTAATTGGCAAAGCACCAATCACTaacttcagctctgctgctgataCAGTTTgtagctaattaaaaaaaaatactctgcaTCTATGCACTTAAAATTATCGAGCATGAGTTTCCACACTTCAGTAGAAATGAAGAGTGTTTAAGCCTGCATTTGACATCAGACATTGAGAAAGAAGTAAGAATCCTGGACTTGGTACTTCTAAGTAGCCACACCTCCCTAATGAGAGATAAAATCTCTTTCACTGAGAAAAAAgccctgcaaagaaaaaaacaccctcACTGTATGTGAAGCAGCACAACAGGCACAAAACCAATGCAGTAATGAGGGGACACACTTTTCTGTGACTCCTTTTGGGCAATGtaatataaaattttaagtaATAGATcatgcaaatttaaaaatcGTGCCTATCCTCATCCATCCCTCAGACTTTAGTCTCTACCACATTCACAGTTCCTgggtgcttttaaaaaaagaactacTATAATTCACCTCCAGACACACActtgtccttccctctcctggtAATCATGCACGACGTTTAATCTCTCCCAACCCAGACAGAAACAGCAGGAGACTGAAACTATCAATTAGTGGAATATCAGACAGCACATCTTTATTTTCGCACTCACATGTCCCGGGGTATTTTAAAGCATACAGATGAACTTCAAGTTGTCAATATGTATCACATCCACTGCTACTTGTTTCTCCACAGTTTATTATGAAAGATCCAGTTCTGCCTTACCACAAAGTTTATTTCCCtattccctttccccctttaatAGTGCGTTACCTGTCAAGGTTTAAGTTTCCTGTATAAATAAATTCCAGGAGCTTTTGGAATCCATCAGCTTTCACTTGAGTCTGATCCAACACAACGTTGTTGTCAGATGCATCTCTGTAAAAGGCCCCGAAGTACTCGCTGAAGGAGGCAAGCACATTCCTGTGTGCTTTGAACTGGAATTCCCCGATGACCACGGTACAGTCGCAGAGGAATCCGGCCTCTCGCTGCTTGTTCAGCCTCTCCAGCAGGTGCTCACAGTGATGGGAATACTGCATTTTGAGAACGCGCTGCAGCCGCTTTCTGATCTgcgaaagggaaaaaaaaaaaaaaaaaaaaaaaaaaaaaaaaaaaaaaaaaaatcaatttacatgcaagattttactttttttctctccttaacAGAGTTAATGATTACAGAGCAGTCGAAGTCCGACCCTGCCCGTGCTCACTCAGGACAGTCTGGCAGCAGTGCGAGGGACAGCGCGATGCTGGCTGCTGCTCGACCCGGGGCGCTGCGATGCAGCGGCGGAGCGCGGGGGCGCGGGCGGAGGCCGTGCGCTCCCGGGCCCCTGGGATTAGCCCGGCTAAGCCCGGGACCTGTCACACCGTGTCACACCCGGGCTCAGGGAGCGGCCCGAGGCTCGGAACGCGCGTCTCGGACCGGGCAGCGCTCAGCCCGCGGGGCGGCCGCTCCTAGGCACCGGCACCGGGGGTCGGGCGCGGTCGCCACTCGGTGCGGGCGCGGCCCCCGGGCCCGGGGTTTGGGCCGCCTCGGCAGCGAACGGGGCGCGGAAGCCGCAGCCCCGCGGCGCCCCCGGCCCAGCCCTGACGCCGGACGGGACGGAGCCCGCAGCGCCCTCCccgtcccgccgctcccggcccggccccgccggggccccgccgccccgcgtCCCCCCGCGTCCCCCCGGCGCCGCcagcccgccccggcccggcccgagcGCCGCGGCCCCCGCGCACCtgcggaggggagagagaggcgAGCGCTGCGCTCAGGCCGCCATGTCCCGGTGacgccgccgccgcttccgggACGCGAGTTCCGGCCTCCGCGCCGGGGGCGGCTTGGGAAATTGGGGAATAAAACGGGTTTAATGTTCCTGCCGGGCAGCGCCGCggctttaattaaaataactcGGGCAAGGGGGTTGAAAAGCTGAGAATGGTGCCGCGGCCCGGCAGAAAGCGAAATAAAAAGCCAGCTGCTCtcgtgtttccgcccggtttcgaACCGGGGACCTTTCGCGTGTTAGGCGAACGTGATAACCACTACACTACGGAAACACCGCTGCAGCGAGGTCTTCCAGCTACTTCCCTAATGCCCTCCCACCCCgtctgtccccgctgtcccttCCGCGACCTCCGCGTCCCCTCCTGCCCCGCACCGCGCCCGGACCCCGCGCTCGGGCGGGACCTGCACCCCACGGACACCGCCGAACGCCCCCGGAGCCCGCATCCTCCCCCTGCCTCCTGTCCCCTTGCAGCGCCGGCAGGTCACCCCCGAGTGCGGGTCTCTCCAGGGGGGCCATGCGCTCCCCACGCACACCAGGAATGACAGCGTCGGTGGGAACGAGAAACTTCAAGGAGAAAGGGAATGTTTGGcactgctggcagggcagggcagggatgaaGCAGCgcacaggagagctgggagctggacaCGGAGCGTGTGACACCCGTCAGCGTCTGCTCCGCAGGCCTCTCGCTACAGCCGGAGTTGGAGAATGGGGAAGTGACTAATCCTCCTGGATTTTCTAGCGCACTAGGAACTAAAATAACATATCTTGGCAGGAGCCACACAAGGGAATGTGGTTTTGCCACTCTTTGCAAAGGGAAACATGAGCCAAACTCCAACCAGTGGAAAGATACAACCTATAACATTTTCCAAGGTGCTGAAGTTGCCTGGATTGTGACAGGTCAAATGCATtcccagaatttttttcaaaacaaaacacataatTGAAGTGTACACATTCCCAATGTCCTTTACCTGAGACATCCTCAAAATATCTTGACCAAAGATGCTGGTGAGATGCCAGAGATGCTGGTGTTGCCACAGAGACGTGGCAAAGTGCTTATCCAATACCACTGTATTTTGTTTGATTCCTGTACTTATCAATAAAAGCATGGGATTGTCATGTCCTGGGGAGATGGGAGGCTGTGGGAAGAAATGGCAGGGGTCTCCCTtgagcaggctgctgtgccagctctgtgtgccaGTCCAGGCTGTGCTCTCACTCTGGCTCCAGtctcagcacaggctgtgtgACAGACTCCAATCACGGTGTCACCCACAGTGACAATCAGTGACAGCAATCTCTAAAGGCTGCTGCTTTCCCCCTGGTATTTTCCAGTTTGACCTGGACAGCTGTGAGCTTACAATTCATGTAACATGGATTCTGAAAGTGGCACTTCACAAGTCAcaggagctgaggagctgcttgTACAAGGCATTAAAGAAATACAATGTTATGTGTGCCTCAGGCATTGGGAAGGGATGGCTAAAAATCCCAGTGATGTGGAAAAAACTTTCCACATTCCATGACATTATAGTTCAGAATCAGGGGTTTAATTGTCTTAAAAGCCTCTTCCACCCTCCTGATCTTGGCACAGTTAGCAGGGAGTGGCAAGTCCTGCCTCAAATCTGTCATGAATAAATCATCACCATGTTGGCATAAGGGCTTCCACTCCATTCCTTTCTTGTGTTTTCTGGTGGCCTCTTCCCTGGAATTAAGCTCAATACATGGTTCCGGGTGTTGAGGTGAAAGTCAAAGCTTCTGCTAATAAGATTTCAGTTTGGACAGAAGGCTCTTTGCTTCCCTGGGTGCCTTCCAGCCCATATAGATTACTGTGACAGAGCACAGGGAGGCTGAGCCTAACACAGTGCAcagaaaatgtttctaaaaCATGTTCTTACAACAGATTTTCCTTGACACTTCATGGAAAAGAACCCAAGATTACAGCTACCTGGGAGCAATCAGGGAGAAGTCTGTGTCTGTAGCACACCAGTAAAAATCATAACATCTCATACAATTTATTCCTTCTTAGTCTGTGAGTACATCTTTCTGAATAggtataaaatactttttttaagaGGCTCTTTACCAGAACAACCCTGCACAGCATACGTACGACCAAAGTTGGGAAGACCAAGAGCTCTACACTATTGTTTCACACTCCTTTGCACTTGCAGAACGCCttgcttttccatggaaatcTCAGCGTTGAAAAGCACAAAAGCCTCTCTGGGGAACATGAGGCAGCAGAGGGGTCCGAGGTGAATGCTCCAGGGAGCACCGCAGGGAGCATCCGCCTTGCACAAAGAGAGGTCACAGCAGAGATGAATAAAAACCATCATCCAACACAGcatgggagggggaggagggggctgctggggttggcacagccctgctttgGGGGAACGGTGGGAGAGGGATGGCCTGGTTCCTCATCCAGGGATCCTCACCTGGGACGGGATGGACCTGAACGCAGGCTCAGGCTCCCTCAATCCAGCTCACAAACACCGGGTCACGGCCCTaaaccccaggcaccagctcccaaatcctgataccagcccccaaatcccaggcACCAGCCCTCAAATGCCAGATACcagcccccaaatcccgggcACCAGCCCCCAAATCCCGATACCCGCCCCCAAATCCCGGTACACGCCCCCAAATCCCGGTACACGCCCCCAAACCGTAGGCACTGATTTCcaaaccccaggcaccagcccCCAAATCCCGCTGCAAGCCCCAGGCCGGGCTCCGGGTCGCCGGTCCCCGTCCTAGACCCAGGCCGCATCTCCCGGACCGCGGCCGCGGGGCACGGAAGGCGCGCTCCCTTCCAGGCGCGCTCCCGAGAGCACGCGGAGCGTTCCAAACTCCCGCCACCTgccgcgccccgccccctcACCCCGCCGCAGCCAATAGAAGCGGAGGGGGTCGCCCCTCTGACCAATGGGAACGCGGGGGGCGTGGCCACGGGTTATAATACGCAAGGCACGGCGCGCCCGCGCCCCGTGCCGGGGTGGGCAGGTCCTGCGGCCAACTAACCCTAATGGCGGCTGCGCCCCTTACGCCCGCCCGCTGTTTTACTCGCTGACTTTCAGCGGGCAAAGGGAGCGGCCTAAGCaaagggggggggtggggggaaagagGTACGGCCTCAAAAAAAGCCAGCGAGGGGGATCTACACCCCGGCCCACTCTGGGGTCCCTATCTCTCCTCCGCAACCGGGGATGCTCTCGCCGTCGCCCCTCGTGGAGGCCGCGGTCGGCAGGCTCAGCGCCACTACCGCCGCGAAGAGCTCGTCTCTGTCAGCCTCGGCGGCGGCTGGGACCGGAGGGCCGGCCCGCCCACCTTGGGCAGCCGGGGGACCCCAACAGAACAAAACGGGCGCGGCGCCGCCGGGCGCTGAGCAGCCGCGGCTCCCTCAGACGTGGGGTGCGCGGCCGGCGCCGCCCCGacaccccccaaacccccatcCCCGCCGGGAGGACCCGGCCTCTCGGGGTCGGGGTGTTCAGGCGGCCCCCGGCTCTGCTGGGCCGGCCGGGGACCCCGAACGGAGCTCCCGAAGCGTCGGTCCCCGCCGAGATTTGTCGTGTGCTCCCCTCGGAGTGCGGGCGGTGGGACGGATGCGCTCGCCGCCGCCGAGATCTTATCTAGGAGAGCCCTGCGGTGATGGAAGCTCacaaatgctgaatttttttcatcGAGTTCAAGAAATGTTGAGTTTCACTCATCGATTTTGGCGGCAAAGAGCTGAATTTGTGAAAACGTGAGAGATGGAGCACGGGAAGCTGGGGACAGATACTTCGCTGCAGTGTGGAGCAAAGGTTGTGAGGGGAAGGTGTTGTAGCTTGTCTTCCCTTAGCAattcctctccctgtgctcaggcTTTGGCACTGCCATGAAGAGAAACTCTCCAATGCGTGCCAGggcacagcaccaaacctgccTATTTTGTGCCAGGGGTACAGCACCAAACCTGCAGTGAtgtgctgagccccagccctgcccgccTGAGGGAGGAGTGCCCAGGGCCCATCCTGTGCCATCACCATCACAGGAACTGGCTGTTTGATTACCTCTGCTGTCAGTTCTGACCATTGCCAATCCTCTTTGATATTTCTGTATCTGGCATCAACCATTTACAGAAGGTTCACCAGACCTGCGGGTGCACGTGTGGAACACAGACACAGCCCTACAAACTGCGCTTGGGCATCATCAGTGCTCATTTACCAACTTTAATATCCTGAGCGTTTGACCAGTGCCATCTTGTGGccttctattttttcctttgcacagAGGATGGGAGTGAACTTGGGTACATAATTTTTTGATTCTGTTTGAAAGAAACCTTCTGCAGCCAGAATAAACAGAAACAGGAGAGGCTGACCGCACACACGAAGATATGTAGGGCCTTTGTGGTACTGGAATCTGAACTTGCTCAATAAATCTGATCCAGCTAAAACTAGTGCTGGCTCTGCTGATAGTAATGTTCTTTCTTGGTTCAAACAATTGTGTTTTCACTGTTTTATCTTGTTTCCAAGCAACAGCTTTCACTTTAGCATCAAATACTTCATTTCAAACTCTCAACTAAACGTGCAGAGCCAAGATATTTCATGTGCTTAGGACATTGTTTTTTTGAACGAAACTCGACTTACAATTGTCTCTctgaaaaaaagtcttccaAATATACCAGGTTTGGTGgcattttaaatgatttttttaagctgtccctTCTGAAAGAAGTGATAAGCTTAAACTGCCACGTTTCTGTGGTCATAAAAAAGTATGTACTCTGCAGATCCCCGTGTCAGAGAGAAAATGCTCAGAACGTGGTCTActtttgtttctatttatttatggaAGCAAGGAAAACTGTGCAACGTGGCATTGTTGCAGAGAGGACAACAAACGGAGCTGTAGGTACAGCTTGCTACTGTTTCCGAACAGCCCGCAAGCTGCCCTACCTGCCCCAGTGAAACAGGCCAAAAAACGTGCTAATGTGGCTTTTTAGGAATGCAAACAGAAGCTCTCAGCTACTTCACCCCTGAAGTGTTTAAAACCATTTGCAAGTGTATCAAGGGAATTGTCTCTCCTAGGAGAAGATAGGAAAATAAAGTCACCCGGCATCCAGCGGTAGTTACCTGCCCCAGTCAGCAGCTCCATCTTGTATCATTTGGCATGAAGTCAATTTTCTTCCCTCAGGACCTAAGTGCCCATCTTAATGTCTCCAGATTTGtttgatttaaaaatcttttaaaaatcctgtttaTGATTATGTTTGGGAGAAGAGGAGCACTTGTGCTCAGTAGTTATGAAAGGGTGTTACTGAGGTTCACACTCCGGGCTGACGTTCTGTTAGCTTGGGATTTAGGGTTGCACATCCTGGGTGACTTGTGGAGTGCCAGATGCTCAGGAGCTAGCACCGAGTGCTCAGGAGCTTCTGTAGCAGATGTTTAGGCTGAGCTTTGAAGGATGGCTGTTTAAGGTGAGCATTGCGGCTGTTTAAGGTCAGTCACACGACATCTGCTGTATCAGGCTGGGTACGGGGACAGTGCTCTGGCCAAAGGTGACCCAGACCTGTCTGCCCTCCCAGCAGGATGAAGTGGCCTCACTGCACCCCTTTGTGCCTGGGGTTGCCTTCCTTTTGCACGGTCATCTTCTCGTGTGCTGTTTATGAGCACCCCAGAGCTTTCTGTCCCTGTGGGAAAATTGATCCTCTTCTGTGGAGaacctaggaaaaaaaatcagcaggcCACGGATGAAATCCCTTAGGAGATGCCATAGAACTGGCGGGATAGCAGGAGGGGTAACATTACAGTGCTTGTGCAAACAGCTCTGAGGGTGTTTTGGGAGCCGACAGACCTGGGGCCCCTGAGGGGACTAGCACACCTCCCCCATTACCACATTTCCAAGCGCACATTTCTCAGGATGAGGTCTCAGCCGGGTTGATTCcagctgtggtgctgtgcggcAGGCACGGTCCTGAGCTGTTCTCCACTCCTGGCTCTACCTAGGCCTCTGCTTTCAGTCACCTCTCAATGTCGTTGCCCTTTTTCACTCCCTGTAcatgaaagcagcaggattttaTCTTACACTGCTTTCATTAATCTGTTCCCAgtttaggttttgttttcaaactagcgCGAGAAAGCTAATCATGGTTGTTTGGGTTGGATGCGATGTGTCAGGgcacaacaaacaaaccaaggAAGATTTAAACCAGTGCAAGAGGTTTATATGCAGAGATGGACAAGTATAAATTCACATGTTGGTGTGACTTTGTGTGCAAATTTAAAGTCCACTTAGCAATGCCCTTGAAATGACCAAGAGAAAAGCTGGAGTTTTTTCAGTTACTGAGAGTTCTGCTAAACACTTCCCAAAGGTGTTGGCAGAGGTGACAGCACACGCAGAGTTTGTAAGAACAGCACGAGCAGAGTTAACGTTGTACTGAGATATTGAGTCTAAGAAAACAGTTCAAGTTGACCTTGCTTATGAGGCAACAAAAAGTGtcttaaggaaaaataataattatcaAAGAGTAAAGAATGGTTTAATTCAAAGGCTGTTTAACCTCCGACAGGTCTGGCAAACATTAATAGAACCCTACCCTAATTCTGTTTGTAGATTGCCTAGACAAGGGGTACCTTCAAAATGTGGTTGGATGTGGTATCTAAGGATATTTATCAGGAAAGGGAACGGAAGAAGCACAAGTCTCAATCATTTTTACGTAAGTAATTTAATGGTGAAGACATGCAATCAAGTCTTTGTAAATGCTAAAAACCGCGGACTAAAGATGGTGTAAGaatataataattttctttgcctttctttgCCCAGTTCTCTGCATTCAGCTCAGCTGGGAAGTTGTTTTATCCAACAGAAGTTTGGAAAAaccaaccccaggcagtgctaaACCTCTGGCACGAGAGCCTGGGAGAACTGCTCTGGGTCCTGGTGCTGTGCTTGGTGACTCTGCCCTGCTCCATGGGTTAGGTCAGGTCCATTTTCAAGCCAAGGCTCTGCattgcctggctgtgctccggCAGCCGGGGCACGGCTTCTACCTCCCGTATTTACACTTTTCAGGCTGCAGAGGCACGATTGGAACTTGGgcctaattttaaaataatgctttattagttaattttttaaaattt
This genomic window from Corvus hawaiiensis isolate bCorHaw1 chromosome 10, bCorHaw1.pri.cur, whole genome shotgun sequence contains:
- the MYNN gene encoding myoneurin, producing the protein MQYSHHCEHLLERLNKQREAGFLCDCTVVIGEFQFKAHRNVLASFSEYFGAFYRDASDNNVVLDQTQVKADGFQKLLEFIYTGNLNLDSWNVKEIHQAADYLKVEEVVTKCKIKMEDFAFIANPSSTETSSITGNVEMNQQTCLLTLRDYNNREEKEDAAATAAAELVQPQAKKAALEKKSPQPKKRKKNVSPPKSMENKSLQYENEVAGNTSFEMFLDANKLATHITEQAAQGSDNSKLQLAAVVESETLAAQDILAQTMAAKQKRGKPQQSCALKEHCMSNIAADKGTYQLESSGEELDQKFSKAKPVCNTCGKVFSEASSLRRHMRIHKGVKPYVCQLCGKAFTQCNQLKTHVRTHTGEKPYKCELCDKGFAQKCQLVFHSRMHHGEEKPYKCDVCNLQFATSSNLKIHARKHSGEKPYVCDRCGQRFAQASTLTYHVRRHTGEKPYVCDSCGKAFAVSSSLITHSRKHTGEKPYICGICEKSFISSGELNKHFRSHTGERPFICEMCGNSYTDIKNLKKHKTKVHTGPETPPDSTALDNSFNEQESIQSQKSPLSESIDVKPSEMSLALPLPIGTEDHQMLLPVTGSQSPSSETLLRSAVTGYSEPQFIFLQQLY